From the Paramagnetospirillum magnetotacticum MS-1 genome, one window contains:
- the clpP gene encoding ATP-dependent Clp endopeptidase proteolytic subunit ClpP: MRERDPIDVYMNTLVPMVVEQTNRGERSYDIYSRLLKERIVFLTGQVYDEVASLICAQLLFLESENPSKDISFYINSPGGVVTSGLAIYDTMQYIRPAVSTLCIGQAASMGSLLMTAGEKGKRFSLPNSRIMVHQPSGGAQGQATDIEIQAREILALRARLNNIYVDHTGQPLEVIEKVMERDKFMTAEEAKEFGLIDEVVNKRPVAEDDSAS; this comes from the coding sequence ATGCGCGAAAGAGACCCGATCGACGTCTATATGAACACCCTGGTTCCCATGGTCGTCGAGCAGACCAACCGGGGCGAGCGGTCCTATGACATCTATTCGCGCCTGTTGAAGGAGCGAATCGTCTTCCTCACCGGTCAGGTCTACGACGAAGTCGCCAGCCTGATCTGCGCCCAGCTGTTGTTTCTGGAATCCGAGAATCCCAGCAAGGACATCTCGTTCTACATCAACTCGCCGGGCGGCGTGGTGACCTCGGGCTTGGCCATCTACGACACCATGCAGTACATCCGCCCCGCCGTATCCACCCTGTGCATCGGCCAGGCCGCCTCCATGGGCTCGCTGCTGATGACCGCCGGTGAGAAGGGCAAGCGCTTCTCCCTGCCCAATTCCCGCATCATGGTGCATCAGCCCTCGGGCGGCGCCCAGGGTCAGGCCACGGATATCGAAATCCAGGCCCGCGAGATTCTGGCGCTCAGGGCCCGGCTCAACAACATCTATGTGGACCACACCGGCCAGCCGCTGGAAGTGATCGAGAAGGTGATGGAGCGCGACAAGTTCATGACCGCCGAGGAGGCCAAGGAATTCGGCCTGATCGACGAGGTGGTGAACAAGCGTCCTGTCGCCGAGGACGATTCCGCGTCCTAG
- the tig gene encoding trigger factor: MQVTEINAEGLKHEFKVVVPAQQLETRMQDKLAEIARTVAMPGFRPGKVPMTIVRKKYGGAVMGEILENAVNDGAGKAITDNGLRPAMQPKIEITKYEENSDLEFTVSVEVLPEIKIMDFGTVNLVRDKAVVPDAEVDDALAKIAERNESSEPVKRASKSGDVLVIDFVGKVDGVAFPGGTAEGYSLKLGSNTFIPGFEDQLIGKKADADVEVNVTFPEGYGNEALAGKPALFEVKVKEVRAPKAAAVDDELAKSVGLENLDALKTAIRDEIARELDGVSRIKLKRALLDALSAGHDFPVPPSMLESEFEAIWKQVEADKEAGRQDAADAGKSEDDLKAEYRTLAERRVRLGLLLAEVGRVNEINVTQEDVNRGIMNEARRYPGQEHLVLQYYQKNQEALESLRAPIYEEKVVDFILELAKVTDKEVSVEDLRKDPDEASAEAASPKPKKKAAAKKKAAE; the protein is encoded by the coding sequence ATGCAGGTAACCGAGATCAATGCCGAAGGCCTGAAGCACGAATTCAAGGTCGTCGTTCCCGCCCAGCAGCTGGAAACCCGGATGCAGGACAAGCTGGCGGAGATCGCCCGCACCGTGGCCATGCCCGGCTTCCGTCCCGGCAAGGTTCCCATGACCATCGTGCGCAAGAAGTACGGCGGCGCCGTGATGGGCGAGATCCTGGAAAACGCCGTCAACGACGGCGCCGGTAAGGCCATCACCGACAATGGTCTGCGCCCGGCCATGCAGCCCAAGATCGAGATCACCAAATACGAGGAGAACTCTGACCTGGAGTTCACCGTCTCGGTGGAAGTGCTGCCCGAGATCAAGATCATGGATTTCGGCACCGTCAATCTGGTGCGCGACAAGGCCGTGGTTCCCGATGCCGAGGTGGACGACGCCCTGGCCAAGATCGCCGAGCGCAACGAGAGCTCCGAGCCGGTCAAGCGCGCGTCGAAGTCGGGTGACGTTCTGGTCATCGACTTCGTGGGCAAGGTGGACGGCGTGGCCTTCCCCGGCGGCACCGCCGAGGGCTATTCGCTGAAGCTGGGCTCCAACACCTTCATTCCCGGCTTCGAAGACCAGCTGATCGGCAAGAAGGCCGATGCCGACGTCGAAGTGAATGTGACCTTCCCCGAGGGTTACGGCAACGAAGCCCTGGCCGGAAAGCCCGCCCTGTTCGAGGTCAAGGTCAAGGAAGTGCGCGCGCCGAAGGCCGCCGCCGTGGACGACGAACTGGCCAAGTCGGTCGGTCTGGAGAACCTGGACGCGCTCAAGACCGCTATCCGGGACGAAATCGCCCGCGAGTTGGACGGCGTGTCGCGCATCAAGCTGAAGCGCGCCCTGCTGGACGCGCTGTCGGCCGGTCATGACTTCCCGGTTCCCCCCAGCATGCTGGAAAGCGAGTTCGAGGCCATCTGGAAGCAGGTGGAAGCCGACAAGGAAGCCGGACGCCAGGACGCCGCCGATGCGGGCAAGTCCGAAGACGATCTGAAGGCCGAATACCGCACCCTGGCCGAGCGCCGGGTGCGCCTGGGCCTGCTGCTGGCCGAAGTGGGCCGGGTCAACGAGATCAACGTGACCCAGGAAGACGTCAACCGCGGCATCATGAATGAGGCCCGCCGTTACCCCGGTCAGGAGCATCTGGTCCTTCAGTACTACCAGAAGAACCAGGAAGCCCTGGAATCGCTGCGCGCTCCCATCTACGAGGAGAAGGTGGTCGATTTCATCCTGGAACTGGCCAAGGTGACCGATAAGGAAGTCTCGGTCGAGGATCTGCGCAAGGATCCCGACGAGGCTTCCGCCGAGGCCGCGTCTCCCAAGCCGAAGAAGAAGGCCGCCGCCAAGAAGAAGGCGGCCGAATAG